The Bartonella grahamii subsp. shimonis region TGCTCTCAAAGCGTTGTAGTCTGCTTCATAGAGATCAAGAGACGTAAGTTTTACATTGCTTTCAAGTGCAACGTGAGAAAGATAGCCCCATCCAGCACCAAAATCAGCCGTTTTTCCAGAAATAACTTGGAGCATATAAGAAGCAAGCGCAGCAGATCCTGGATCAATACGTCCGTGCGAGAACATACCAGAAGTGGTTTGAAATTTACCAAAAGTGAGCGGTGGTGAGCGCAATTGTGCAATGTTATGTCTCTCAATTTGTTGAGGAACTTGCAACCAAAATACAAGGCCATGATTTTTAGACAATTTATTGGTGATGGGAACAATTGTTTTAACCCATTTCATCATTGAAGCAGCACCAGCAGTTTTATTCCCACTGATTACGATCCATCCATTTGGTTTAACGCATTCTAATAAATCAAGAAAACAATTTTGGTTAAAACCACGATATTTGCTCAAACGTAAAAATGCACCATCATAGCTGAAGGTTTTATCTATTTGAGGAGAGCAGTGAAATTGAGTATCGACAAATTTTAAAAAATCTGGTCGCCAAGGCGTAATAACTTTTAAATTTTGTGCCCATTCAGGAGCTGGGATTTCTGTTAAACCGAAACTTAGCCAACATTGGTTTGGATCAGGATATGGAAGTTCATGATTTTCAAAAGGCAAAAATAATAACACATATGACTCTTTCAAAGAAAAATGCCACTCCAATGTTGGGATGGCATTTCATGATACGATAAGAGGAAAAACTTACTCTTCTTTTTTCTTACGGCGGCGCTTATTTTCAGGTTGTTTTTTTTCATCAACGCACTTTTCTTCATTCATCGCTTTATCACCGGTGATTTCCTTTCCGGTTTTTTGATCAACGACCTTCATTGATAATCGAACTTTTCCACGCTCATCAAAGCCCATTAATTTAACCCAAACTTTGTCACCTTCCTTTACAATATCAGTTGTTTTGGTGACGCGTTCTGATGCAAGCTGAGAAATATGAACGAGTCCATCACGAGAACCAAAGAAGTTTATAAATGCACCAAATTCTGCAGTTTTTACAACTGTTCCTTGGTAGATAGCACCAACTTCAGGCTCATCAACAATAGAATGGATCCAGCGTTTTGCTGCTTCAATGGTTTTAGCATCAGCAGAAGCAATTTTAATGGTACCATCATCTTCAATATTAATTTTTGCTCCAGTTTGTTCCACGATTTCCCGAATAACTTTACCACCAGAGCCGATCACATCACGGATTTTATCGACAGAAATATTCATAACTTCGATTCGTGGAGAAAATTCACTCAGCTCAGCACGTGCACTGGTTAAAGCTTTCGCCATCTCATTAAGGATATGGATTCGGCCATCTTTGGCTTGTTCAAGCGCGATTTTCATAATTTCTTCGGTAATACCATCAATTTTGATATCCATTTGCAAGGCAGTAATACCATTTTCTGTTCCTGCGACTTTAAAATCCATATCTCCAAGATGATCTTCATCCCCTAAAATATCAGAAAGAACAGCAAAGCGTTCTCCTTCTTTAATCAAGCCCATAGCAATACCGGCAACAGGGCGTGCTAGAGGAACACCAGCATCCATGAGAGCAAGTGAGGTCCCACAAACCGTTGCCATAGAAGAAGATCCATTGGATTCTGTGATTTCTGAGACAGCACGAATGGTATAAGGAAAAGATTCTTTCGTTGGTAACATGGGGTGAATTGCCCGCCATGCCAATTTACCATGTCCAATTTCACGACGACCAGGAGAACCAAGGCGCCCCGTTTCCCCCACTGAAAATGGTGGGAAATTGTAATGGAGAAGAAATGTTTCCTTATACATTCCCGTTAAGGAATCAACATATTGTTCATCTTCACCAGTTCCTAGTGTTGCAACGACAATAGCTTGTGTTTCTCCACGGGTAAAGAGTGCTGATCCATGTGTGCGGGGTAAAATACTCACTTCTGATTGGATAGGGCGCACAGTAGAAAGATTGCGTCCATCAATCCGCTTTTGGGTCTCAAGAATGTTCCCGCGAACAATTTTTGCTTGCAATTGTTTAAATACGGTTGCAACTTGATCAGCACTAAACTTACAGTCTTCTTCTGTTTCTGGCATAAATTTATTGAGGATTTCTGTCTTTAGTGCATCAATTGCAGCATAACGTTCTTGCTTATCAGTAATTGTATAAGCCTTTCGTATATCCTGTTCTGCCATTTTCTGCATTGCTTTTTCAAGTTCAGAAAGATCTTCAGGAACAAAATCACGAGGATCTTTTGCCGCAACTTCAGCAAGCTTTATAATGGCATCAAGGACAGGTTGAAAGCCTTTGTGACCAAACATTACGGCACCCAACATGATATCTTCCGGTAATTCTTGTGCTTCTGATTCAACCATCAAAACAGCACTGTCTGTTCCAGCAACAACAAGATCAAGTTTTGATTCAGGCATTTCATCGATATGAGGATTGAGAACATATTGCCCATTACAATAGCCAACGCGGGCACCAGCTATAGGCCCCATGAAAGGAACACCTGACAGGGTCAATGCGGCAGAAGATGCAATCATCGCAAGGATATCGGGATTATTTTCGAGATCATGCTGTATAACGGAAACAATAACTTGTGTATCATTTTTATATCCCTCAACGAAAAGGGGACGAATTGGGCGATCAATCAAACGTGAAACCAAAGTTTCATTTTCACTTGGTCGACTTTCACGTTTTAAATAGCCCCCAGGTATTCTACCAACAGCATAGGATTTTTCTTGATAATTAACGGTTAGCGGAAAAAAATCCTGGTCTGGTTTTGGGCTTTTGGCTGATACAACGGTTGCTAAGACAATAGTTTCTCCATAGGTAGCAATCACTGCGCCATCGGCTTGACGTGCTATTTTCCCTGTCTCAAGGGTGAGCGGACGCCCGGCCCATTCAATTTCTATCTTGTGCGTTTTGAACATTTTTTATCCTTAATGACCAGTGTTTAAATTTTTGATTGCTCACATTCTGGCTTTGCGTAGCATATTTCCAAGCTCTGGGGTGGCCAACATACTTTTTATCTTTGTTGCGAGAAGAAAGAAGTAAGCTGCCTTAAGTGCGCAACGATGAGCAGTCCTACCCCATAATAACTTGTCAGTTTTTAAAATTTTTA contains the following coding sequences:
- the pnp gene encoding polyribonucleotide nucleotidyltransferase; the encoded protein is MFKTHKIEIEWAGRPLTLETGKIARQADGAVIATYGETIVLATVVSAKSPKPDQDFFPLTVNYQEKSYAVGRIPGGYLKRESRPSENETLVSRLIDRPIRPLFVEGYKNDTQVIVSVIQHDLENNPDILAMIASSAALTLSGVPFMGPIAGARVGYCNGQYVLNPHIDEMPESKLDLVVAGTDSAVLMVESEAQELPEDIMLGAVMFGHKGFQPVLDAIIKLAEVAAKDPRDFVPEDLSELEKAMQKMAEQDIRKAYTITDKQERYAAIDALKTEILNKFMPETEEDCKFSADQVATVFKQLQAKIVRGNILETQKRIDGRNLSTVRPIQSEVSILPRTHGSALFTRGETQAIVVATLGTGEDEQYVDSLTGMYKETFLLHYNFPPFSVGETGRLGSPGRREIGHGKLAWRAIHPMLPTKESFPYTIRAVSEITESNGSSSMATVCGTSLALMDAGVPLARPVAGIAMGLIKEGERFAVLSDILGDEDHLGDMDFKVAGTENGITALQMDIKIDGITEEIMKIALEQAKDGRIHILNEMAKALTSARAELSEFSPRIEVMNISVDKIRDVIGSGGKVIREIVEQTGAKINIEDDGTIKIASADAKTIEAAKRWIHSIVDEPEVGAIYQGTVVKTAEFGAFINFFGSRDGLVHISQLASERVTKTTDIVKEGDKVWVKLMGFDERGKVRLSMKVVDQKTGKEITGDKAMNEEKCVDEKKQPENKRRRKKKEE
- a CDS encoding class I SAM-dependent methyltransferase: MLLFLPFENHELPYPDPNQCWLSFGLTEIPAPEWAQNLKVITPWRPDFLKFVDTQFHCSPQIDKTFSYDGAFLRLSKYRGFNQNCFLDLLECVKPNGWIVISGNKTAGAASMMKWVKTIVPITNKLSKNHGLVFWLQVPQQIERHNIAQLRSPPLTFGKFQTTSGMFSHGRIDPGSAALASYMLQVISGKTADFGAGWGYLSHVALESNVKLTSLDLYEADYNALRAAKQHLKSITTLFPIHFYWHDLVHEPITNLYDTIISNPPFHTQQTTDVSLGKNFIINAAKCLKPGGSLLFVANRHLPYERLLKNIFHTVLIHEQAHGFKIIEARR